ATCGCCCAGCAGGGAGTCGTACAGAACTGGATCGCGGACGCGCGCGTCACGGTCGAGCAGCTGCGGCTGCTGGTGCTGAAGACGGCCTGGCTGATGGACACGGCCGGCAACCGCGGGGCGCACACCGAGATCCAGGCGATCAAGATCGCGACGCCGCGGGCGGTGGTGGACATCCTCGACAAGGCGGTCCAGGTGCACGGCGCGGGCGGGGTCAGCCAGGACTTTCCGCTGGCGGAACTGTGGGCGGGGGCGCGGACGCTGCGGCTGGCGGACGGGCCGGACGAGGTGCATCAGCGGTCGCTGGCGCGGCGGGAGTTGAAGAAGTACCTGTAGCTTGCCGGGCCCCCGGGACCCCTGTGTCCTCAGTCGCCGGACGGGCTGGATTTCCGGCCCCGCCGGCGATTGAGGCGCGGGGTTCGGGGCGGAGCCCCGACAAGGGCCCGGGCCCTACGGGCGCAAGGCGCGGAGGAGCATGTCGGCCAGGTGGTCCGCGACCTGTTGGGGCGTGAGCGGGCCGTCCGGGCGGTACCACGTCGACAGGTGGTGGACCGAGCCGAAGTGGTAGTCCACGACCAGGTCCGCGGGGGTCGCCGAGGAGAACACCCCGCTCTGCTGGCCCTCCTCGACCAGCGCGCGGAACCGCTCGTGGTAGCGGCGGCGCTCCGCGCGTACCTGCTTGTGCTTCTCCGGGCTCAGGTGGTGCATGGACCGGAAGAAGATCGCGGCGTCGTCGAGGTTGTCGATCGTCGTCACGACCACATCGGCCGCCGCGCCCCGCAGCCGCTCCTCCACCGGCTCGTCGGCCTCCGCGTACGCGTCGAGCCGCTCCTGCTGGAGGCGGAGCATCCGGGAGTAGACCTCCTGGAGCAGGTCTTCCTTGGAGCCGAAGTAGTGGTAGAGCGCTCCCTTGGTGACGCCGGCCGCTTCGACGATCTCCTGCACAGAGGTCCGGTCGTAGCCGCGCTCCGCGAAGAGCCGGGTGGCGGCGGCCAGCAGCCTCTGCGGGACGGGGGTGCCGTTGCCGTCCGTCGTCCTGGCCATTGCCGCCACCTGCCTTTCGTTCAATTCCGCGGTTCTACGCCTGGGAACGCAGTTCCCGCCTGAGGATCTTCCCACTTGCGGTCTTCGGCAGCTCCGGCAGGATCTCCACTTCGCGCGGGTATTTGTACGCAGCCAGTCGTTCCGCGCAGTACGCGGAGATTTCGTCCGGTTCCGCGGCAGACCCCTGGCGCAGGCTGACGTACGCCTTCACCGTCTCCCCGCGGTAGTCGTCGGGTATTCCGACGACGGCCGCCTCGCGCACCGCCGGGTGCGTGTAGAGGACGTCCTCGACCTCGCGCGGCCACACCTTGAAACCGGAGGCGTTGATCATGTCCTTCTTGCGGTCGACGACGTACAGCCAGCCCTGCGCGTCCATGAAGCCGATGTCGCCGGTGCGCAGCTCGCCGTCCGGGAAGGCCTCGGCGGTGGCCTCGGGCAGTTTCCAGTAGCCGGGCACCACCTGGGGGCCGCTGACCGCGATCTCGCCCGGCTCGCCGAAGGGCACGTCGGCCCCCTTCTCGTCGACGATCCGGACGATCGCGTCCGGGCCCGGGATGCCGACGGAGAGGGTGCCGGATGCCGGGTCGACCGGGGCCTCCTTCTCCGGGGGAACGGAGGCGCAGGGGGCGGTGCACTCGGTGAGTCCGTAGCCGTTGCGGAGGTAAGGGCCGAAGCCGGCACGGAACTTCTCGACCAGTGCGGGCGGCACCGGGGCACCGCCCGATGAGATCACCTGGAAGGAGTCGAAGTGCTCGCGGGTGGCGGCGGGGTGGGCGGCGAGTGCCATGAAGGCGGTCGAGGGGCCGACGGTGTAGGCGGGCCGGTGCTCGGTGAAGGCGTCGAGGACGACGCCCGCGTCGAAGCGGTATGCGAGGGCGAGGGTGCCCGCGTTGGCGATGCACGCGGCGAGTTCGCAGACCATGCCGGTGATGTGGAAGAGGGGCGCGAGGGCGAAGTAGCAGGCACCCTCGGGCACCGGGTGGCCGGTGCGCTGGCGCTCGGCGTTGTAGGTGATGCCGCCGTGGAGGTTCATGGCGCCCTTGGGGGTGCCGCTGGTGCCGGAGGTGTAGCTGATCAAAGCCACGTCGGTGGCGGCGAGTTGACGCTCCGACGGCGCGGGGAGACCCTTCCGGGCCACGGCCACCAGATCGTCGGCGTCGGCCGGCGGTGTCAGCCGTTCGAAGCCCAGGACCCGTTCGTCGTTGCGGGTCTGCAGATCGAGTTCGCAGGCGGTGAGGGCGATTCGTACGGACGAACCGGCGGCGCTCTCGCGCAGATACGTCTCCCAGGCGCGGTCCGAACAGATCAGCGCGGTGACGTCGGCGTCGGCCAGTACGTGCGCGACCTCGGCCGACTTGTACATCGGGTTGAGCGGTACGACGGTGGCGCCGGCCTTCCAGGCGCCGAGCAGCGCGATCACGAAGTGCGGGGTGTTCTGGAGCATGATCGCGACGCGGTCGCCGCGCTCGATGCCGCGCGAGGCGAGATGGCCCGCGACGGAGTCGGACAGCGCGTCGGTCTCGCGGTAGGTCAGCCGCCCGTCGAAGTAGGCGAGGGCGGTGTGATCGGGTGCGCGGTCGACGGCGGCCCGGAAGGAGTGCACGACGGTCGCGGGCGGCGTGATGTCGGCCCGCTGGGCCGCACTGAGCTGGGAGAGCCACGGCTTGGCGGCGTAGATCGAGGTCACTGGCCGGCACCTTCCCACTTCTGCTGGATGTGGTTCATGCCGGTGAGCCAGCGCTCCGGGGTGGCGGCGCGGGCCTGGTAGTACCCGGCGACCTCGGGGTGCGGCAGGATCAGGAAGCGGTCGGCCTCGATGCCCTCGAACAGCGCGTCCGCGACGTCCTCGGGCTCGATCGCGGTCGGGGCGAGGACGAGCTCGCCCGCCGATCCGGCCGCCGTGAGCATGTCCGTACGCACGCCCTGGGGGCAGATCGCGTGGACCTTGAGGCCGCGGTGGCGGTAGGTGAGCGAGAGCCACTCGGCGAAGGCGTACGCGCCGTGCTTGCTGACGCTGTACGGGGCGGCACCCACCATCGTGAGCAGTCCGGCCGCGGAGACGGTGGACACGAAGCGGCCGCTGCCGCGCTCAAGCCAGTCGGGCAGCAGGGTGCGGGCCGCGCGGACGTGCGCCATGACATTGACGTCCCAGGCCGCGCCCCAGACCGCTTCGTCGGCGAAGGCGTCACCGGGCGAGGCGAGACCGGCGTTGGCGCAGTAGACATCCACGGTGCCGTCCAGCGCGTCGCGGGCCGCGTCCACGATCTCGGACGCGTCACCGGGGACCGCGGTCGCGCCGATCTCGTCGGCGATCGCCTTGGTCCTTGCCGGGTCGAGGTCGTTGACCACGACGCGGGCACCCTCCGCCGCGAACCGGCGGGCGAGTGCGGCACCAATACCGCCGCCCGCGCCCGTAACCACAACCCCAGCTCCCTGCACCGTACTCATCAAGCTCCGCCTCTCCGCGTGCCGGCCATCCACGCAGACTAACCGGTCGGTATGTAGCGAGGGAAGGGGGAGGGACGGAGTGGGGCGGCGCGCCCGGTCCGTTCCGCAGCGTTCCGCAGCGTTCCGCGGAGGATCGCCCTCGTACTGGCGTTACTGGGGCGACTCCGACAACATCGCGGGTGTGCGTGCCAGGCGTCGCGGGGCAGGCGGGACTTCCACAACACGCCCCAGCGTGCGTGGCCATGACAGACGGCGGTACCGAAGGCGATCACGGAGGTAGCCCGATGAGCCTGTCCAGACGGGGTTTACTGGCCGCGGGCGGCGCGGTGGGCGCGCTCGCCGCGGGCGCGTCACCCACGGCCGCCCACTCGGGCCGCGGCCGGGTCCGTACCGGATTCGACCGGCTGGCCGCCGACGGCTACGCGCAGCTGTCCGGGCAGCGGGTCGGGCTGGTCACCAACCCGACCGGGATCACCCGGGACGTCCGTCACATCGTGGATGTGATGCACGCGGACGAGCGGGTGAACCTCGTCGCCGTCTTCGGCCCCGAGCACGGCTTCAGGGGCACGGCGCAGGCGGGCGGTTCCGAGGGCCGCTACGACGACCCGGCGACCGGGCTGCCCGTCTATGACACGTATCTCAAGAGCGGGCAGCCGCTCGCCGACATCTTCACCGCGTCGGGCGTGGAGACGATCGTCTTCGACATCCAGGACGCCGGCGCCCGCTTCTACACGTACATCTGGACGCTCTACGACTGCATGCAGGCGGCCGCGCTCGCGGGCAAGCGCTTCGTGGTGCTGGACCGGCCGAACCCGGTGACCGGGCGGGCCGCCCTCGGCCCCGTGCTCGACAAGGCCTTCGCGACCTTCGTGGGCCGCGAGCCGATCGCGCAGGCGCACGGCATGACCGTGACCGAGCTGGCGCGGCTGTTCAACGACGAGTTCCTGACGAAGCCGGTTGAACTGGAGACGGTACGGATGTCGGGCTGGCGGCGTTCGGACTTCTTCGACGACACGGGCCTGCCGTGGGTGCCGC
The Streptomyces lunaelactis genome window above contains:
- a CDS encoding TetR/AcrR family transcriptional regulator, which produces MARTTDGNGTPVPQRLLAAATRLFAERGYDRTSVQEIVEAAGVTKGALYHYFGSKEDLLQEVYSRMLRLQQERLDAYAEADEPVEERLRGAAADVVVTTIDNLDDAAIFFRSMHHLSPEKHKQVRAERRRYHERFRALVEEGQQSGVFSSATPADLVVDYHFGSVHHLSTWYRPDGPLTPQQVADHLADMLLRALRP
- a CDS encoding class I adenylate-forming enzyme family protein, giving the protein MTSIYAAKPWLSQLSAAQRADITPPATVVHSFRAAVDRAPDHTALAYFDGRLTYRETDALSDSVAGHLASRGIERGDRVAIMLQNTPHFVIALLGAWKAGATVVPLNPMYKSAEVAHVLADADVTALICSDRAWETYLRESAAGSSVRIALTACELDLQTRNDERVLGFERLTPPADADDLVAVARKGLPAPSERQLAATDVALISYTSGTSGTPKGAMNLHGGITYNAERQRTGHPVPEGACYFALAPLFHITGMVCELAACIANAGTLALAYRFDAGVVLDAFTEHRPAYTVGPSTAFMALAAHPAATREHFDSFQVISSGGAPVPPALVEKFRAGFGPYLRNGYGLTECTAPCASVPPEKEAPVDPASGTLSVGIPGPDAIVRIVDEKGADVPFGEPGEIAVSGPQVVPGYWKLPEATAEAFPDGELRTGDIGFMDAQGWLYVVDRKKDMINASGFKVWPREVEDVLYTHPAVREAAVVGIPDDYRGETVKAYVSLRQGSAAEPDEISAYCAERLAAYKYPREVEILPELPKTASGKILRRELRSQA
- a CDS encoding SDR family oxidoreductase; the protein is MSTVQGAGVVVTGAGGGIGAALARRFAAEGARVVVNDLDPARTKAIADEIGATAVPGDASEIVDAARDALDGTVDVYCANAGLASPGDAFADEAVWGAAWDVNVMAHVRAARTLLPDWLERGSGRFVSTVSAAGLLTMVGAAPYSVSKHGAYAFAEWLSLTYRHRGLKVHAICPQGVRTDMLTAAGSAGELVLAPTAIEPEDVADALFEGIEADRFLILPHPEVAGYYQARAATPERWLTGMNHIQQKWEGAGQ
- a CDS encoding exo-beta-N-acetylmuramidase NamZ family protein is translated as MSLSRRGLLAAGGAVGALAAGASPTAAHSGRGRVRTGFDRLAADGYAQLSGQRVGLVTNPTGITRDVRHIVDVMHADERVNLVAVFGPEHGFRGTAQAGGSEGRYDDPATGLPVYDTYLKSGQPLADIFTASGVETIVFDIQDAGARFYTYIWTLYDCMQAAALAGKRFVVLDRPNPVTGRAALGPVLDKAFATFVGREPIAQAHGMTVTELARLFNDEFLTKPVELETVRMSGWRRSDFFDDTGLPWVPPSPNMPTPQTALVYSGTCLFEGTNLSEGRGTTRPFELLGAEGIDRRWAQAANALELPGVRFREAYFAPTFSKFQGRTIGGVQLHIHDRTSYDPVRTGIALLVTAKRTWSGFAWRPDNWIDKLTGSANVRTMIDAGAGTDEVVGAWQGDLAAFRAVRKGYLRY